A genomic window from Halomonas sp. LR3S48 includes:
- the sspA gene encoding stringent starvation protein SspA yields MGVVAKRSSMIFYSGSDDHFSHRVRIVLAEKGVAVDIVEVNGDQRPEELADLNPYNSVPTLVDRDLALYESKVMMEYLDERFPHPPLLPVYPVARAQSRLWMHRIEREWCPLVEQIESGGKKEVEKARKELRESLVGISPIFEDVPFFMSEEFSLVDCCIAPILWRLPVLGIELPEKQVKPLVTYMERLFERESFVSALSENEREMRA; encoded by the coding sequence ATGGGTGTAGTGGCCAAGCGGTCGTCGATGATCTTCTACTCGGGAAGCGATGATCACTTCAGTCATCGCGTACGTATCGTGCTCGCCGAGAAGGGCGTGGCGGTCGATATCGTCGAGGTCAATGGCGACCAGCGTCCCGAAGAGCTTGCCGACCTGAACCCCTACAATAGCGTGCCGACACTGGTCGATCGCGATCTGGCGCTCTATGAATCCAAGGTTATGATGGAATACTTGGACGAGCGCTTCCCCCACCCGCCGCTGTTGCCGGTGTATCCTGTCGCCCGGGCTCAGAGCCGGCTGTGGATGCACCGCATCGAGCGCGAGTGGTGTCCGCTGGTCGAGCAGATCGAGAGCGGTGGCAAGAAGGAAGTGGAAAAGGCGCGCAAGGAACTGCGCGAGAGTCTGGTCGGTATCTCACCGATCTTCGAGGACGTGCCTTTCTTCATGAGCGAGGAGTTCTCGCTGGTCGACTGCTGTATCGCGCCGATACTCTGGCGCCTTCCGGTGCTGGGGATCGAGCTTCCGGAGAAGCAGGTAAAGCCGCTCGTTACTTACATGGAGCGCTTGTTCGAGCGGGAATCCTTCGTGTCGGCGCTGAGCGAGAACGAGCGCGAGATGCGCGCCTGA
- a CDS encoding cytochrome c1: protein MKKQLFALLFALVPFTAMAAGGESVPYSMTPDLHDKASLQRGMKLFVNYCMGCHSLEHQRFARAAEDLDIPQELIEENLIFSSSLAFNDQMHNAMSTEDGESWFGAPPPDLTLEARLRGTDWIYSYLLTFYRDPERPNGVNNEVFDLVAMPNVLEPLQGVQEKVCAETDRPVDGAELDPLTGKYQSCEVLQVTQPGAMEPEEFEEAVYDLTNFLAYVGEPTKLHAQALGPKVLIFIFIFGVLAYLLKREYWRDIH from the coding sequence ATGAAAAAGCAACTGTTCGCACTGCTCTTCGCGCTGGTGCCCTTCACCGCGATGGCCGCGGGTGGCGAGAGCGTGCCTTATTCGATGACGCCGGATCTCCACGACAAGGCATCGCTGCAGCGGGGCATGAAGCTCTTCGTCAACTACTGCATGGGGTGTCATTCGCTCGAGCATCAGCGTTTCGCGCGTGCCGCCGAAGACCTCGACATTCCTCAGGAACTCATCGAGGAGAATCTGATTTTCTCTTCGAGCCTGGCCTTCAACGACCAGATGCACAACGCCATGAGCACCGAGGACGGGGAGAGCTGGTTCGGGGCGCCGCCTCCCGACCTCACCCTCGAGGCGCGCCTGCGCGGCACCGACTGGATCTACTCGTACCTGCTGACCTTCTATCGCGACCCCGAGCGTCCCAATGGGGTCAATAATGAAGTGTTCGACCTGGTGGCCATGCCCAATGTGCTGGAGCCGCTGCAGGGCGTGCAGGAGAAGGTGTGTGCCGAGACGGATCGTCCCGTCGACGGAGCCGAGCTCGACCCGCTGACCGGCAAGTACCAGTCTTGCGAGGTGCTGCAGGTCACGCAGCCTGGGGCCATGGAGCCGGAGGAGTTCGAAGAGGCCGTCTACGACTTGACCAACTTCCTGGCCTACGTGGGCGAGCCGACCAAGCTGCATGCGCAGGCGTTGGGGCCGAAGGTGTTGATCTTCATCTTCATTTTCGGTGTGCTGGCGTACCTGCTGAAGCGCGAGTACTGGCGCGATATCCACTGA
- a CDS encoding cytochrome b, protein MGNPNRVKAESGFMRWVDDRFPATQMWQEHLSKYYAPKNFNFWYFFGSLALLVLVNQILTGVWLTMSFNPSAEGAFASVEYIMRDVEWGWLIRYMHSTGASAFFVVVYLHMFRGLLYGSYKAPRELVWIFGMAIYLALMAEAFMGYLLPWGQMSYWGAQVIISLFSAIPGIGPDLAQWVRGDYLISGITLNRFFALHVVALPIVILALVVLHIIALHEVGSNNPDGIDIKAKKDETGKPLDGIPFHPYYTVKDVFGVAVFLFVFCVVVFYFPEGGGYFIEKPNFEPANPLKTPDHIAPVWYFTPFYAILRAINFSILGLDAKFLGVIFMGAAIAVLFVLPWLDRSPVNSMRYKGWISKVMLALFAISFVILGVLGVLPATDGRTVLAQICTAVYFAFFLLMPFYTRMEKTKPIPERVTG, encoded by the coding sequence ATGGGTAACCCGAACCGTGTCAAGGCAGAGAGCGGGTTCATGCGCTGGGTGGACGACCGCTTCCCTGCCACGCAGATGTGGCAGGAACACCTGTCAAAGTACTACGCGCCCAAGAATTTCAATTTCTGGTATTTCTTTGGCTCTCTCGCCCTGCTGGTGCTCGTCAACCAGATCCTTACCGGCGTCTGGCTGACCATGAGCTTCAACCCCTCCGCCGAGGGTGCTTTCGCTTCCGTCGAGTACATCATGCGCGATGTGGAGTGGGGTTGGCTCATCCGCTATATGCACTCCACCGGTGCTTCCGCCTTCTTCGTTGTGGTCTATCTGCACATGTTCCGTGGACTGCTCTACGGCTCCTACAAGGCGCCACGCGAACTGGTGTGGATCTTCGGCATGGCGATCTACCTGGCGCTGATGGCCGAGGCCTTCATGGGCTACCTGCTGCCCTGGGGGCAGATGTCCTACTGGGGGGCTCAGGTGATCATCTCGCTGTTTTCGGCGATTCCCGGCATCGGCCCGGACCTGGCCCAGTGGGTGCGCGGCGACTACCTGATCTCCGGTATCACCCTCAATCGTTTCTTCGCCCTCCATGTGGTGGCGCTGCCCATCGTGATCCTGGCGCTGGTGGTGCTGCATATCATTGCACTGCATGAGGTCGGCTCCAACAATCCGGACGGCATCGACATCAAGGCCAAGAAGGACGAGACCGGCAAGCCGCTCGACGGGATCCCCTTCCACCCGTACTACACCGTCAAGGATGTATTCGGCGTGGCCGTGTTCCTGTTCGTGTTCTGTGTGGTGGTGTTCTACTTCCCCGAAGGTGGCGGCTACTTCATCGAGAAGCCCAACTTCGAGCCGGCGAACCCGCTCAAGACGCCGGACCATATTGCCCCGGTGTGGTACTTCACGCCTTTCTACGCCATCCTGCGGGCGATCAACTTCTCGATCCTGGGGTTGGACGCCAAGTTCCTCGGTGTGATCTTCATGGGAGCGGCTATCGCCGTGCTGTTCGTGCTGCCCTGGCTCGATCGCAGCCCGGTGAACTCCATGCGCTACAAGGGCTGGATCTCCAAGGTGATGCTGGCGCTGTTCGCCATCAGCTTCGTGATTCTCGGCGTGCTGGGCGTGCTGCCGGCTACCGATGGGCGTACCGTGCTGGCGCAGATCTGTACGGCGGTCTACTTTGCCTTCTTCCTGTTGATGCCTTTCTACACAAGGATGGAGAAGACGAAACCCATTCCGGAGAGGGTGACTGGCTAA
- the petA gene encoding ubiquinol-cytochrome c reductase iron-sulfur subunit yields MADNGVNKGRRRLLLGATTVVGAVGAVGVAVPFVASWQPSARARAAGAPVTADVSKLEPGQRMTVEWRGRPVWVVRRTPEMMERTENFDPSRLADPDSDEPQQPSYVTGPLRSIKPEIGVLIGICTHLGCSPLFRPEPNAEGVGTDDWPGGFFCPCHGSRFDLAGRVFRNVPAPTNLEVPPYRFESDSVIVVGEDEEAA; encoded by the coding sequence ATGGCAGACAACGGCGTGAACAAAGGGCGGCGCCGTCTCCTCCTTGGTGCCACCACCGTCGTAGGTGCGGTGGGGGCCGTGGGAGTGGCGGTTCCCTTTGTGGCTTCCTGGCAGCCGAGTGCCAGGGCAAGGGCGGCGGGGGCGCCAGTGACGGCGGATGTCTCGAAGCTGGAGCCGGGGCAGCGCATGACCGTCGAGTGGCGTGGGAGGCCGGTCTGGGTTGTTCGACGCACTCCCGAGATGATGGAGCGTACCGAGAACTTCGATCCTTCCCGTCTGGCCGATCCCGATTCCGACGAACCGCAGCAGCCAAGCTACGTCACCGGTCCGTTGCGCTCGATCAAGCCTGAGATCGGAGTCTTGATCGGGATCTGCACCCACCTGGGCTGTTCGCCGCTGTTCCGCCCCGAGCCGAATGCCGAAGGCGTGGGGACGGACGATTGGCCGGGTGGCTTCTTCTGTCCTTGCCATGGCTCGCGTTTCGACCTGGCGGGGCGCGTGTTCCGCAACGTGCCGGCTCCGACCAATCTCGAGGTACCGCCGTATCGCTTTGAAAGCGACAGCGTGATCGTCGTCGGCGAAGATGAGGAGGCTGCCTGA
- the rpsI gene encoding 30S ribosomal protein S9: MAQQYYGTGRRKTSTARVFLKPGTGKITVNSRDLDQYFGRVTGRMVVRQPLELTETTGQFDVYVTVKGGGGSAQAGAIRHGITRALMEYNEDFRPALRAAGYVTRDARQVERKKVGLRKARRRPQFSKR; this comes from the coding sequence ATGGCACAACAGTATTACGGTACCGGGCGCCGCAAGACATCGACTGCCCGTGTTTTCCTCAAGCCGGGCACCGGCAAGATTACCGTCAACAGCCGTGATCTGGACCAGTATTTCGGTCGCGTTACCGGCCGCATGGTGGTTCGCCAGCCGCTCGAGCTGACCGAGACGACCGGTCAATTCGACGTCTATGTCACCGTCAAGGGCGGTGGTGGCTCTGCCCAGGCTGGCGCCATTCGTCACGGCATTACCCGTGCCTTGATGGAGTACAACGAGGACTTCCGTCCGGCGCTTCGTGCCGCTGGCTACGTCACTCGCGATGCACGTCAGGTGGAGCGCAAGAAGGTCGGCCTGCGCAAGGCGCGTCGCCGCCCGCAGTTCTCCAAGCGCTAA
- the rplM gene encoding 50S ribosomal protein L13 has protein sequence MKTFTAKPQSVQRDWYVVDAADKTLGRLATEIARRLRGKHKPEFTPHVDTGDYIVVINAEKVQVTGNKAKAKTYYRHTGYPGGLRSMNFEKMIAHAPERVIESAVKGMLPKGPLGRAMYSKLKVYAGAEHPHAAQQPQELNI, from the coding sequence ATGAAAACGTTCACTGCTAAGCCGCAGAGCGTGCAGCGCGACTGGTATGTCGTCGACGCGGCGGACAAGACGCTCGGCCGTCTGGCCACCGAAATCGCTCGCCGTCTGCGTGGCAAGCACAAGCCCGAGTTCACCCCTCACGTCGATACCGGCGACTATATCGTCGTGATCAACGCCGAGAAGGTGCAGGTTACCGGCAACAAGGCCAAGGCCAAGACCTACTATCGCCACACCGGCTACCCGGGCGGTCTTCGCTCCATGAATTTCGAGAAGATGATTGCGCACGCACCGGAGCGCGTGATCGAGTCTGCCGTCAAGGGCATGCTGCCGAAGGGCCCGCTGGGGCGCGCCATGTACTCCAAGCTCAAGGTCTACGCCGGCGCCGAACATCCGCACGCCGCCCAGCAGCCGCAAGAACTGAACATCTGA
- the zapE gene encoding cell division protein ZapE encodes MCATVTPASSHTAAAGTPLARYRADLERDDFHYDPAQELAVEHLQRLYDQLVASPRTEPRAVTTGRGLKSRVASLFGKRDKGEEEPVLPAIQGLYFWGGVGRGKTYLVDTFHESLPFPDKMRTHFHRFMQRVHNELEHYKGEKNPLTLIAGKFAAEARVICFDEFFVKDITDAMILANLLEALFERGVVLVTTSNIVPDELYKDGLQRARFLPAIDLLKRHCQVVNVDSGVDYRLRALERAEIFHAPLDEAAEQELARSFREIAGHDGEIDVPIEVNHRVLRARRLHDDVVWFEFRELCDGPRSQNDYIELAREFHTVLVSNVTRMGAATDDQARRFINMVDEFYDRGVKLLMSAEAPAESLYAGGRLEFEFQRTLSRLQEMQSQEYLALPHKP; translated from the coding sequence ATGTGCGCGACCGTGACGCCTGCGAGTTCCCACACGGCTGCTGCCGGTACGCCGCTGGCGCGTTATCGGGCCGACCTCGAGCGCGATGATTTTCACTACGACCCGGCCCAGGAGCTGGCCGTCGAGCACCTGCAGCGGCTCTACGACCAGCTCGTGGCCTCGCCGAGAACCGAACCGCGGGCCGTGACCACCGGGCGTGGCCTCAAGTCCCGGGTGGCGAGCCTGTTCGGCAAGCGCGACAAGGGGGAGGAGGAGCCGGTATTGCCCGCCATCCAGGGGCTCTACTTCTGGGGTGGGGTGGGGCGGGGCAAGACCTATCTCGTCGATACCTTCCACGAGTCCCTGCCCTTTCCCGATAAGATGCGCACCCACTTCCATCGCTTCATGCAGCGGGTGCACAACGAGCTGGAGCACTACAAGGGCGAGAAGAATCCGTTGACGCTGATCGCCGGCAAGTTCGCCGCCGAGGCGCGGGTGATCTGCTTTGATGAATTTTTCGTCAAGGACATCACCGACGCCATGATCCTCGCCAACCTGCTCGAAGCGCTGTTCGAGCGCGGCGTGGTGCTGGTAACCACCTCGAACATAGTGCCCGACGAGCTGTACAAGGATGGACTGCAGCGTGCGCGCTTCTTGCCGGCCATCGATTTGCTCAAGCGGCACTGCCAAGTCGTCAATGTGGATTCGGGCGTCGACTACCGATTGCGTGCCCTGGAGCGCGCCGAGATCTTTCACGCGCCACTGGACGAGGCGGCGGAGCAGGAGCTGGCGCGCAGCTTTCGTGAGATCGCCGGTCATGACGGTGAAATCGACGTGCCGATCGAGGTCAATCATCGTGTGCTGAGGGCGCGACGTCTGCATGACGACGTGGTGTGGTTCGAGTTCCGCGAGCTGTGCGACGGGCCGCGTAGCCAGAACGACTACATCGAGCTTGCCCGCGAGTTTCACACCGTGCTGGTTTCCAATGTGACCCGAATGGGCGCGGCGACCGACGACCAGGCGCGTCGCTTCATCAACATGGTCGATGAATTCTATGACCGTGGCGTCAAATTGCTGATGTCGGCCGAGGCGCCGGCGGAATCGTTGTACGCCGGCGGGCGCCTCGAGTTCGAGTTTCAGCGCACCCTGTCGCGGCTGCAGGAGATGCAGTCGCAAGAATATCTCGCCTTGCCCCACAAGCCGTGA
- a CDS encoding YhcB family protein: MDYGNVNWIVAIVSLLVGLGIGAIGYRALGASATRTQELRRQAAERERELNVLREGMNEHFSQVGMMVSNIQREMRTLEHRLTEDASTLHCDAPLNQQRTSANQLKSADRPALTGGDDDIPAPRDYADGSGGTLSEDFGLKPSEEKSETPQPPRY, from the coding sequence GTGGATTACGGCAATGTGAACTGGATCGTGGCTATCGTCAGCCTGCTGGTCGGCCTTGGCATCGGCGCCATCGGCTATCGCGCACTTGGCGCGTCGGCAACCCGTACGCAAGAGCTGCGGCGCCAGGCGGCCGAACGTGAGCGCGAGCTGAACGTGCTTCGCGAAGGCATGAACGAGCATTTCAGCCAGGTAGGCATGATGGTGAGCAATATCCAGCGCGAAATGCGCACCCTCGAGCACCGCCTGACCGAGGATGCCAGCACGCTGCACTGCGATGCTCCTCTCAACCAACAGCGGACGTCGGCCAATCAGCTCAAGTCGGCCGACCGGCCGGCCCTGACCGGCGGTGATGACGACATACCGGCACCGCGCGATTACGCCGACGGCTCCGGCGGCACGCTGTCGGAGGACTTCGGGCTCAAGCCAAGCGAAGAGAAGAGCGAGACTCCTCAGCCCCCTCGCTACTGA
- a CDS encoding Nif3-like dinuclear metal center hexameric protein, which yields MILRDELVRACDTLLGASAFKDYTVNGLQVAGRDEVRRVMSGVTACQALLDEAVTWGADLLLVHHGYFWKNEPIPITGIKQRRIRTLLLNDINLLAYHLPLDAHAELGNNAMLARRLDLRVEGCADGVLGQGLVWLGSLPEAVPAATLARHVGERLAREPLLVEAPGGGEIRRIAWCTGGAQDMITQAWEAGADAFISGEISERTTHLARELGIHYLAAGHHATERYGVQALGAWLEQEFAVEHRFVDIDNPA from the coding sequence ATGATTTTGCGAGACGAGTTGGTGCGGGCCTGCGATACCTTGCTCGGGGCCTCCGCTTTCAAGGACTACACCGTCAACGGCCTGCAGGTAGCGGGACGTGACGAAGTGCGGCGCGTGATGAGCGGGGTGACCGCCTGCCAGGCGCTGCTCGACGAGGCGGTGACGTGGGGGGCGGACCTGCTGCTCGTGCACCACGGCTACTTCTGGAAGAACGAACCGATACCCATCACCGGTATCAAGCAGCGGCGCATACGTACGCTGCTGCTCAACGACATCAATCTGCTGGCCTACCATCTGCCGCTCGATGCCCACGCGGAGCTTGGCAACAACGCCATGCTGGCGCGGCGGCTCGACCTGCGCGTGGAGGGCTGTGCCGATGGAGTGCTGGGGCAGGGTCTGGTGTGGCTCGGCAGCCTGCCCGAAGCCGTTCCGGCAGCGACCCTGGCACGCCATGTCGGGGAGCGCCTGGCACGCGAGCCGTTGCTCGTCGAGGCACCTGGCGGCGGCGAGATACGTCGCATCGCCTGGTGTACCGGTGGCGCCCAAGACATGATCACCCAGGCCTGGGAGGCCGGTGCCGACGCGTTCATCTCGGGGGAGATATCCGAGCGCACCACGCACTTGGCGCGGGAACTCGGCATCCACTATCTGGCTGCGGGGCACCATGCCACCGAGCGCTATGGCGTGCAGGCGCTGGGGGCATGGCTGGAGCAGGAATTCGCTGTCGAGCACCGCTTCGTCGATATCGACAATCCGGCCTGA
- a CDS encoding Do family serine endopeptidase — translation MRRSLIAYALPVFIGVLLAIVLLNTFPQLLRSPSTPDSPLQPALPTEVQPVSRPSPELQQAAPLARQQGPVSYSTAVEKAAPAVVNIYSSRVVAREEHPLMSDPFFRQFFADDLPTQQRLLSSLGSGVIVSEDGYVLTNHHVIDGADEIQVALRDGRETLAEVIGTDPESDLAVLRIDLDQLPVIQLADTEDVAVGDIAMAIGNPFGVGQTVTMGIISATGRSHLGLSAYEDFIQTDAAINPGNSGGALINAEGSLVGINTAIFSRSGGSQGVGFAIPTRLARSILEALVTQGRVIRGWLGIEAQEMTQDLAASFGLQAPRGVVISGVVPEGPAAEVGLRPGDVLLEVDGRPILDARAAMSDIAAIEPGATLPLTVVRSGEKFTVDLEVGERPLPPSRQPGR, via the coding sequence ATGCGACGTTCTCTCATTGCCTATGCCCTGCCCGTCTTTATCGGCGTGCTGCTGGCCATTGTCTTGCTGAATACCTTTCCGCAGTTGCTGCGAAGCCCATCGACACCGGACAGCCCCTTGCAACCCGCGCTGCCAACCGAAGTGCAGCCAGTGTCGCGCCCCTCCCCCGAGCTGCAGCAGGCCGCCCCACTGGCGCGCCAGCAGGGGCCGGTCAGCTATTCGACCGCTGTCGAAAAGGCCGCGCCGGCAGTCGTCAACATCTACTCGTCGCGGGTCGTGGCGCGCGAGGAGCATCCGTTGATGTCGGATCCATTCTTTCGCCAGTTCTTCGCCGACGACTTGCCGACCCAGCAGCGCCTGCTGTCGAGCCTGGGCTCCGGCGTCATCGTCAGCGAGGATGGCTACGTGCTGACCAACCATCACGTCATCGATGGCGCCGACGAGATTCAGGTGGCGCTGCGCGACGGCAGGGAAACGCTTGCAGAGGTGATCGGCACCGACCCCGAGAGCGACCTGGCCGTGCTGCGCATCGACCTGGACCAGCTACCGGTGATTCAACTCGCCGATACCGAGGATGTGGCAGTGGGGGATATTGCCATGGCCATCGGCAACCCCTTCGGCGTGGGCCAGACCGTCACCATGGGCATCATCAGCGCTACGGGGCGCAGCCACCTGGGGCTGAGCGCCTACGAAGACTTCATCCAGACCGACGCCGCCATCAACCCGGGCAACTCCGGGGGCGCCTTGATCAACGCCGAAGGCTCCCTGGTGGGGATCAACACCGCCATCTTTTCCCGCTCGGGGGGCTCTCAAGGGGTCGGCTTCGCCATTCCCACGCGTCTGGCGCGCTCCATTCTGGAAGCCCTGGTGACCCAGGGACGCGTGATCCGCGGCTGGCTGGGCATCGAAGCCCAGGAGATGACGCAGGACCTGGCGGCTTCCTTCGGCTTGCAGGCGCCGCGCGGAGTGGTCATTTCCGGGGTGGTGCCCGAAGGGCCGGCCGCCGAGGTCGGCCTGCGTCCTGGCGACGTGCTGCTGGAGGTCGATGGCCGCCCCATTCTCGATGCCCGCGCCGCCATGAGCGACATCGCAGCCATCGAGCCCGGGGCCACGCTTCCCTTGACCGTGGTGCGCAGCGGCGAGAAGTTCACCGTCGACCTGGAGGTAGGGGAGCGCCCGCTACCGCCGAGTCGGCAACCCGGGCGCTGA
- the hisD gene encoding histidinol dehydrogenase: MSETLVESVDITRLSTVDADFETRLDALLAWEGVSDAEVQGRVAEIIAAVRERGDAALIEYTQRFDRLAVASMSELTLGAARLEQAFNGLPDVQRDALAQAAERIRVYHERQKPTSWSYVEADGSVLGQQVTPLDRAGIYVPGGKAAYPSSVLMNAIPAHVAGVREIVMVVPTPDGVLNELVLAAAHLAGVDHVFTLGGAQAVAAMAYGTESVPRVDKIVGPGNIYVATAKRAVFGQVGIDMIAGPSEILVVSDGATDPEWLAMDLFSQAEHDEDAQALFVSWDERHLAEVEAAIARLLPTLERQEIVRQSLARRGALIHCRDRDEAVRLINRIAPEHLELSMADPEALLPEVHHAGAIFMGRYTAEALGDYCAGPNHVLPTSGTARFSSPLGVYDFQKRSSIIHCSEEGASTLGRVASVLARGESLTAHARSAEYRIKE; this comes from the coding sequence ATGAGCGAAACCCTTGTTGAATCCGTCGACATTACCCGGCTGTCGACCGTTGATGCCGATTTCGAGACGCGCCTGGATGCGCTGCTGGCCTGGGAAGGCGTGTCGGATGCCGAGGTTCAGGGGCGTGTGGCCGAGATCATCGCGGCGGTACGTGAGCGGGGCGATGCGGCCCTGATCGAGTATACCCAGCGCTTCGACCGGCTCGCGGTCGCGAGCATGAGCGAGCTGACGCTGGGGGCGGCCCGGCTCGAACAGGCGTTCAACGGCCTACCCGACGTCCAGCGTGATGCCCTGGCCCAGGCCGCCGAGCGCATACGCGTCTATCACGAGCGCCAGAAACCGACTTCCTGGTCCTACGTCGAGGCGGACGGCAGCGTGCTCGGCCAGCAGGTCACGCCGTTGGACCGAGCCGGCATCTACGTGCCGGGCGGCAAGGCGGCTTATCCTTCTTCGGTATTGATGAATGCCATTCCGGCGCATGTGGCGGGGGTGCGCGAGATCGTCATGGTCGTACCCACTCCCGATGGCGTGCTCAACGAGCTGGTGCTGGCGGCGGCCCACCTGGCCGGTGTGGATCACGTCTTCACCCTGGGCGGCGCCCAGGCGGTGGCGGCCATGGCCTATGGCACCGAGAGCGTGCCGCGTGTCGACAAGATCGTGGGGCCCGGCAACATCTACGTGGCAACCGCCAAGCGTGCGGTTTTCGGCCAGGTGGGCATCGACATGATCGCCGGACCCTCCGAGATCCTGGTGGTTTCCGATGGCGCTACCGATCCTGAGTGGCTGGCCATGGACCTGTTCTCCCAGGCCGAGCACGACGAGGATGCCCAGGCGCTGTTCGTCAGCTGGGACGAGCGCCACCTGGCCGAGGTCGAGGCGGCCATCGCACGATTGCTGCCGACGCTCGAGCGACAGGAGATTGTGCGCCAGTCGCTGGCGCGTCGCGGTGCCTTGATTCACTGTCGCGACCGCGACGAGGCCGTACGCCTGATCAACCGTATCGCCCCGGAGCATCTCGAGCTTTCCATGGCCGACCCGGAGGCGCTGCTGCCCGAGGTGCACCATGCGGGTGCCATCTTCATGGGGCGCTACACGGCCGAAGCCCTCGGCGACTACTGTGCCGGCCCCAACCACGTGTTGCCGACTTCCGGCACGGCGCGCTTCTCCTCGCCGCTGGGTGTCTACGACTTCCAGAAGCGCTCCTCGATCATTCACTGTTCCGAGGAGGGGGCGTCGACGTTGGGCAGGGTGGCCTCGGTGCTGGCACGCGGTGAGTCGCTGACGGCCCATGCTCGCTCCGCCGAGTACCGCATTAAGGAGTAG
- the hisG gene encoding ATP phosphoribosyltransferase, whose translation MSKQLILALSKGRILDETLPLLADAGIVPAEDLGKSRKLLFDTNLDDVKLVVIRATDVPTYVQLGAADLGVAGKDVLIEHGAEGLYEPLDLEIAKCKLMTAGIDGAKPARARRRVATKFVNVARRYYAEQGIQAEVIKLYGAMELAPLMNLADEIVDIVDTGNTLRANGMSPRELIATISTRLVVNKAAMTMKHERLKPLIARLAVAVERRRANAESTAR comes from the coding sequence ATGAGCAAGCAACTGATTCTGGCCCTGTCGAAGGGCCGCATTCTCGACGAGACCCTGCCGCTACTGGCGGATGCCGGTATCGTACCGGCCGAGGACCTGGGCAAAAGCCGCAAGCTGCTCTTTGACACCAACCTCGACGACGTCAAGCTGGTAGTGATCCGTGCCACTGACGTGCCGACCTATGTGCAGCTGGGTGCCGCCGACCTGGGCGTGGCGGGCAAGGACGTGCTGATCGAGCATGGGGCCGAGGGGCTCTACGAACCGCTGGACCTCGAGATCGCCAAGTGCAAGCTGATGACCGCCGGCATCGACGGCGCCAAGCCGGCCCGTGCGCGACGCCGGGTGGCGACGAAATTCGTCAACGTGGCGCGGCGCTACTACGCCGAGCAGGGCATCCAGGCGGAGGTGATCAAGCTCTACGGGGCCATGGAGCTGGCGCCATTGATGAACCTGGCCGACGAGATCGTCGACATCGTCGATACCGGCAACACCCTGCGTGCCAATGGCATGTCGCCGCGTGAACTGATCGCGACGATCAGCACGCGCCTGGTGGTCAACAAAGCGGCCATGACCATGAAGCATGAACGCCTCAAGCCGCTGATCGCACGGCTTGCCGTCGCGGTGGAGCGTCGGCGGGCGAATGCCGAGTCAACGGCTCGGTAG